A single window of Eucalyptus grandis isolate ANBG69807.140 chromosome 1, ASM1654582v1, whole genome shotgun sequence DNA harbors:
- the LOC104448220 gene encoding uncharacterized protein At3g49140 isoform X1 codes for MIESAMAVRFASGPTFSSSSAAAAIIRYRSFWSSDECPGAHASSRRISHSGSFDIPCYQRFNGSSLLKKKNAARNKVRATAEHLGSASDPAKCNGRAGYHPFEDIAELASGGDATLTAAETTRTIVEVNTKATLLFSGVIEDEIYENILCPDLRYTTDEQGNIYFQVNNDEETIQTLASGSNVVQVIIGLDTKEMLDEMEISGPADIHFGIDEIGEEDSDIDEDEDEDEDEDEDGEDDDYGEDWVSVLDDEDDEDQSDGDPGDWAKLETMRSSHPMYFAEKVAEVASDGPIDWMERPPVGIAIQGLLSPALLEENSINQRHLSSPDTGAEVDRTRTILEDKQVDSSSTDADGQDHSLEDGPSRAEELGKNGSPRSGKSLYKLEMINIQLLSVHGPPHTVEVEDFRKAQPDAIAHSAAKIISRLKAGEEKTIQALKSLCWRCKGIQVEEAMITGVDALGFDVRICSGTQIQTLRFAFETRATSEQSAERQVNNLLFPRVLRKPHKKKAH; via the exons ATGATCGAGTCGGCCATGGCGGTCCGGTTCGCCTCCGGTCcgaccttctcctcctcctccgccgccgccgccataaTCC GTTACCGTTCCTTCTGGAGCTCGGACGAGTGCCCCGGTGCGCACGCGAGCTCTCGCCGGATTTCGCACTCCGGCAGCTTCGACATTCCGTG TTACCAGAGGTTCAATGGCAGCTCtctattgaaaaagaagaatgcCGCGAGGAACAAGGTTAGAGCTACTGCAGAGCATTTAGGCTCCGCTTCTGATCCGGCGAAGTGCAATGGAAGGGCCGGGTATCATCCGTTTGAGGATATCGCTGAGTTAGCATCTGGCGGGGATGCGACACTTACTGCCGCAGAAACCACAAGGACGATTGTCGAG GTTAACACCAAAGCGACCCTGTTGTTTTCTGGTGTGATTGAGGATGAAATCTACGAGAACATTCTTTGCCCAGATTTGCGTTACACGACTGATGAACAGGGAA ATATTTACTTTCAGGTGAACAATGATGAGGAGACTATTCAAACACTAGCTTCAGGGAGTAATGTTGTG CAAGTGATAATAGGCCTGGATACCAAGGAGATGCTCGATGAGATGGAGATATCAGGTCCAGCAGATATTCACTTTGGGATCGATGAGATTGGGGAGGAAGATAGTGACATTgacgaggatgaggatgaggatgaggatgaggatgaggatggtgAAGACGATGATTATGGAGAG GACTGGGTTTCTGTACTTGACGATGAGGATGATGAGGACCAATCTGATGGAGATCCAGGAGATTGGGCAAAATTGGAGACAATGAGATCTTCTCACCCAATGTACTTTGCCGAAAAGGTGGCTGAG GTTGCTTCAGATGGCCCTATTGATTGGATGGAACGGCCTCCTGTTGGCATtgccatacaaggccttttaaGCCCTGCACTTCTCGAAGAAAACTCCATCAATCAGAGACACCTATCTAGTCCCGATACTGGTGCCGAAGTAGATCGCACTAGAACTATCCTTGAAGACAAACAAGTAGATTCTAGTAGCACTGATGCTGATGGACAAGATCATTCACTTGAAGATGGCCCCAGTCGGGCAGAGGAACTGGGCAAGAATGGAAGCCCCAGGAGTGGGAAGTCCCTTTACAAGCTCGAGATGATCAATATTCAGCTGCTTTCAGTACATGGTCCTCCG CACACTGTTGAGGTAGAAGATTTCAGGAAAGCGCAACCAGATGCTATTGCTCACTCAGCCGCCAAGATCATCTCCCGATTGAAAGCTGGCGAAGAGAAAACTATACAAGCCCTCAAGTCCCTCTGCTGGAGATGCAAGGGGATTCAAGTGGAG GAAGCTATGATAACTGGTGTTGATGCTCTTGGCTTCGATGTAAGAATCTGCTCAGGAACACAAATTCAAACATTGCGCTTTGCATTTGAAACAAGG GCCACTTCAGAGCAAAGTGCTGAGAGACAGGTTAATAATCTACTGTTCCCAAGGGTCCTGCGCAAGCCACATAAGAAGAAGGCTCATTAA
- the LOC104448220 gene encoding uncharacterized protein At3g49140 isoform X2 produces the protein MIESAMAVRFASGPTFSSSSAAAAIIRYRSFWSSDECPGAHASSRRISHSGSFDIPCSLLKKKNAARNKVRATAEHLGSASDPAKCNGRAGYHPFEDIAELASGGDATLTAAETTRTIVEVNTKATLLFSGVIEDEIYENILCPDLRYTTDEQGNIYFQVNNDEETIQTLASGSNVVQVIIGLDTKEMLDEMEISGPADIHFGIDEIGEEDSDIDEDEDEDEDEDEDGEDDDYGEDWVSVLDDEDDEDQSDGDPGDWAKLETMRSSHPMYFAEKVAEVASDGPIDWMERPPVGIAIQGLLSPALLEENSINQRHLSSPDTGAEVDRTRTILEDKQVDSSSTDADGQDHSLEDGPSRAEELGKNGSPRSGKSLYKLEMINIQLLSVHGPPHTVEVEDFRKAQPDAIAHSAAKIISRLKAGEEKTIQALKSLCWRCKGIQVEEAMITGVDALGFDVRICSGTQIQTLRFAFETRATSEQSAERQVNNLLFPRVLRKPHKKKAH, from the exons ATGATCGAGTCGGCCATGGCGGTCCGGTTCGCCTCCGGTCcgaccttctcctcctcctccgccgccgccgccataaTCC GTTACCGTTCCTTCTGGAGCTCGGACGAGTGCCCCGGTGCGCACGCGAGCTCTCGCCGGATTTCGCACTCCGGCAGCTTCGACATTCCGTG CTCtctattgaaaaagaagaatgcCGCGAGGAACAAGGTTAGAGCTACTGCAGAGCATTTAGGCTCCGCTTCTGATCCGGCGAAGTGCAATGGAAGGGCCGGGTATCATCCGTTTGAGGATATCGCTGAGTTAGCATCTGGCGGGGATGCGACACTTACTGCCGCAGAAACCACAAGGACGATTGTCGAG GTTAACACCAAAGCGACCCTGTTGTTTTCTGGTGTGATTGAGGATGAAATCTACGAGAACATTCTTTGCCCAGATTTGCGTTACACGACTGATGAACAGGGAA ATATTTACTTTCAGGTGAACAATGATGAGGAGACTATTCAAACACTAGCTTCAGGGAGTAATGTTGTG CAAGTGATAATAGGCCTGGATACCAAGGAGATGCTCGATGAGATGGAGATATCAGGTCCAGCAGATATTCACTTTGGGATCGATGAGATTGGGGAGGAAGATAGTGACATTgacgaggatgaggatgaggatgaggatgaggatgaggatggtgAAGACGATGATTATGGAGAG GACTGGGTTTCTGTACTTGACGATGAGGATGATGAGGACCAATCTGATGGAGATCCAGGAGATTGGGCAAAATTGGAGACAATGAGATCTTCTCACCCAATGTACTTTGCCGAAAAGGTGGCTGAG GTTGCTTCAGATGGCCCTATTGATTGGATGGAACGGCCTCCTGTTGGCATtgccatacaaggccttttaaGCCCTGCACTTCTCGAAGAAAACTCCATCAATCAGAGACACCTATCTAGTCCCGATACTGGTGCCGAAGTAGATCGCACTAGAACTATCCTTGAAGACAAACAAGTAGATTCTAGTAGCACTGATGCTGATGGACAAGATCATTCACTTGAAGATGGCCCCAGTCGGGCAGAGGAACTGGGCAAGAATGGAAGCCCCAGGAGTGGGAAGTCCCTTTACAAGCTCGAGATGATCAATATTCAGCTGCTTTCAGTACATGGTCCTCCG CACACTGTTGAGGTAGAAGATTTCAGGAAAGCGCAACCAGATGCTATTGCTCACTCAGCCGCCAAGATCATCTCCCGATTGAAAGCTGGCGAAGAGAAAACTATACAAGCCCTCAAGTCCCTCTGCTGGAGATGCAAGGGGATTCAAGTGGAG GAAGCTATGATAACTGGTGTTGATGCTCTTGGCTTCGATGTAAGAATCTGCTCAGGAACACAAATTCAAACATTGCGCTTTGCATTTGAAACAAGG GCCACTTCAGAGCAAAGTGCTGAGAGACAGGTTAATAATCTACTGTTCCCAAGGGTCCTGCGCAAGCCACATAAGAAGAAGGCTCATTAA
- the LOC104448226 gene encoding DNA-directed primase/polymerase protein isoform X1, producing MDDVDRLFKCFKCGISPPESALRERKRSKRKWQEGSSVHEGSASSVLSPGSSGLRRNEATDVQLCTEKLGSTTIRARKFSQKRGVHISPVVFYGSPNGVPPKRPSSLLRLLNEIRVDLAAQNSSKLRKEIWTTFPRQDEAMKFAKAHPEVRVFSYQDHCNGQRRFLVSSYQEFWKRYNNMDPKLRHHYEVIQEGLPCHLYFDLEFNKRENVDKNGEEMVDLLILVVLEVLLDKYSIQGNEEWVVELDSSTEEKFSRHLILRIPKTAFKDNSHVGAFVSEVCSRISSARETDKRYEKLFVKKDSSTSTCQIFVDTAVYSRNRCFRLALSSKAGKSSVLLPTGRFKCKDMCEEDVFMASLICNMDVNCEKLLVCKMELDCAKTLQFETEVNADIGRYNLALQERNFNSLPSDNSANYFIDKSPFPMLDKFIESVASIGTVSGKIRSWYWFSEHGLMVYNMLRNRFCERIGREHKSNHVIYVVDLNWAAYYQKCHDPDCKGYRSPLRLIPEDSVPDLSAFFDSVQMANPPDVTNNVLDNDENTANCSPMDAWWLEAIRVANAVENQQVMDYDNKENYCVDEDEDWWVDVETVIPQVKLEVNHSCGS from the exons ATGGACGACGTGGACAGATTGTTCAAGTGCTTCAAGTGCGGCATCTCCCCTCCCG AATCGGCcttgagagagaggaagagatctAAAAGGAAATGGCAGGAGGGAAGCTCCGTGCACGAAGGCTCTGCATCGAGCGTCCTCAGTCCAGGATCGTCAGGACTGAGGCGCAACGAGGCAACCGACGTACAGCTTTGCACTGAGAAA CTTGGTTCGACAACAATTAGAGCACGCAAGTTCAGCCAAAAGAGAGGGGTGCATATTTCTCCAGTGGTGTTCTACGGGTCTCCTAATGGCGTGCCTCCAAAAAGACCATCTAGTTTGCTGCGATTGCTGAATGAAATCCGGGTTGATCTTGCagcacaaaattcatcaaagcTAAG gaaggaaatatggaCAACGTTCCCAAGGCAAGATGAAGCAATGAAGTTTGCTAAGGCTCATCCTGAGGTTCGTGTGTTCAGTTACCAAGACCATTGTAATGGCCAGAGAAGATTTCTTGTGTCTTCATACCAGGAGTTCTGGAAGAG gtACAACAATATGGATCCAAAGTTACGCCACCATTATGAAGTAATTCAGGAG GGCCTGCCTTGTCACTTATACTTTGATTTGGAGTTCAATAAGAGGGAAAATGTCGATAAAAATGGAGAAGAGATGGTTGATCTTCTGATATTAGTTGTTTTGGAAGTGTTGCTTGACAAGTACTCAATCCAAGGAAATGAGGAATGGGTAGTTGAGCTCGATTCTTCAACTGAAG AAAAATTTTCCCGCCATTTGATTCTGAGGATACCAAAGACTGCTTTTAAGGACAACTCTCATGTGGGGGCATTTGTTTCAGAG GTATGCTCACGGATTTCTAGTGCAAGGGAGACAGACAAAAGATATGAGAAGTTGTTTGTCAAGAAAGATTCCAGCACATcaacatgtcaaatttttgtGGACACTGCTGTTTATTCGAGGAATAGATGCTTTCGTTTGGCTTTATCATCCAAGGCAGGCAAGAGTTCCGTACTTCTGCCAACTGGGCGTTTCAAATGCAAGGACATG tgtgaggaagatgTGTTCATGGCTTCTTTGATCTGCAATATGGATGTTAATTGTGAGAAGCTCTTAGTCTGCAAAATGGAGTTAGATTGTGCAAAGACACTTCAGTTCGAGACTGAG GTGAATGCTGACATTGGAAGATACAATCTTGCTTTGCAAGAGCGTAATTTCAACTCTTTACCTAGTGATAATTCGGCAAATTACTTCATTGACAAGTCACCTTTCCCGATGTTGGACAAATTCATTGAATCTGTGGCCTCAATTGGAACTGTATCAG GTAAAATTCGAAGCTGGTACTGGTTCTCAGAGCATGGACTCATGGTTTACAACATGTTGAGGAACAGGTTCTGTGAGAGGATAGGCAGAGAGCATAAAAGCAATCACG TTATCTACGTTGTTGATCTGAATTGGGCTGCATATTACCAGAAATGTCATGATCCTGATTGCAAAG GTTACCGCTCTCCCTTGCGCCTGATCCCGGAGGATAGTGTGCCTGATCTATCAGCATTCTTTGATTCGGTGCAGATGGCAAATCCTCCTGATGTAACGAATAATGTGCTTGACAATGATGAAAATACAGCAAATTGCTCCCCTATGGATGCTTGGTGGCTCGAAGCTATAAGAGTCGCAAATGCTGTAGAAAACCAACAGGTCATGGATTATGACAACAAG GAGAACTACTGTGTGGATGAAGACGAGGATTGGTGGGTGGATGTAGAAACGGTTATACCTCAGGTTAAGCTTGAGGTTAACCATTCCTGTGGCTCATAG
- the LOC104448226 gene encoding DNA-directed primase/polymerase protein isoform X2 codes for MDDVDRLFKCFKCGISPPESALRERKRSKRKWQEGSSVHEGSASSVLSPGSSGLRRNEATDVQLCTEKLGSTTIRARKFSQKRGVHISPVVFYGSPNGVPPKRPSSLLRLLNEIRVDLAAQNSSKLRKEIWTTFPRQDEAMKFAKAHPEVRVFSYQDHCNGQRRFLVSSYQEFWKRYNNMDPKLRHHYEVIQEGLPCHLYFDLEFNKRENVDKNGEEMVDLLILVVLEVLLDKYSIQGNEEWVVELDSSTEEKFSRHLILRIPKTAFKDNSHVGAFVSEVCSRISSARETDKRYEKLFVKKDSSTSTCQIFVDTAVYSRNRCFRLALSSKAGKSSVLLPTGRFKCKDMVNADIGRYNLALQERNFNSLPSDNSANYFIDKSPFPMLDKFIESVASIGTVSGKIRSWYWFSEHGLMVYNMLRNRFCERIGREHKSNHVIYVVDLNWAAYYQKCHDPDCKGYRSPLRLIPEDSVPDLSAFFDSVQMANPPDVTNNVLDNDENTANCSPMDAWWLEAIRVANAVENQQVMDYDNKENYCVDEDEDWWVDVETVIPQVKLEVNHSCGS; via the exons ATGGACGACGTGGACAGATTGTTCAAGTGCTTCAAGTGCGGCATCTCCCCTCCCG AATCGGCcttgagagagaggaagagatctAAAAGGAAATGGCAGGAGGGAAGCTCCGTGCACGAAGGCTCTGCATCGAGCGTCCTCAGTCCAGGATCGTCAGGACTGAGGCGCAACGAGGCAACCGACGTACAGCTTTGCACTGAGAAA CTTGGTTCGACAACAATTAGAGCACGCAAGTTCAGCCAAAAGAGAGGGGTGCATATTTCTCCAGTGGTGTTCTACGGGTCTCCTAATGGCGTGCCTCCAAAAAGACCATCTAGTTTGCTGCGATTGCTGAATGAAATCCGGGTTGATCTTGCagcacaaaattcatcaaagcTAAG gaaggaaatatggaCAACGTTCCCAAGGCAAGATGAAGCAATGAAGTTTGCTAAGGCTCATCCTGAGGTTCGTGTGTTCAGTTACCAAGACCATTGTAATGGCCAGAGAAGATTTCTTGTGTCTTCATACCAGGAGTTCTGGAAGAG gtACAACAATATGGATCCAAAGTTACGCCACCATTATGAAGTAATTCAGGAG GGCCTGCCTTGTCACTTATACTTTGATTTGGAGTTCAATAAGAGGGAAAATGTCGATAAAAATGGAGAAGAGATGGTTGATCTTCTGATATTAGTTGTTTTGGAAGTGTTGCTTGACAAGTACTCAATCCAAGGAAATGAGGAATGGGTAGTTGAGCTCGATTCTTCAACTGAAG AAAAATTTTCCCGCCATTTGATTCTGAGGATACCAAAGACTGCTTTTAAGGACAACTCTCATGTGGGGGCATTTGTTTCAGAG GTATGCTCACGGATTTCTAGTGCAAGGGAGACAGACAAAAGATATGAGAAGTTGTTTGTCAAGAAAGATTCCAGCACATcaacatgtcaaatttttgtGGACACTGCTGTTTATTCGAGGAATAGATGCTTTCGTTTGGCTTTATCATCCAAGGCAGGCAAGAGTTCCGTACTTCTGCCAACTGGGCGTTTCAAATGCAAGGACATG GTGAATGCTGACATTGGAAGATACAATCTTGCTTTGCAAGAGCGTAATTTCAACTCTTTACCTAGTGATAATTCGGCAAATTACTTCATTGACAAGTCACCTTTCCCGATGTTGGACAAATTCATTGAATCTGTGGCCTCAATTGGAACTGTATCAG GTAAAATTCGAAGCTGGTACTGGTTCTCAGAGCATGGACTCATGGTTTACAACATGTTGAGGAACAGGTTCTGTGAGAGGATAGGCAGAGAGCATAAAAGCAATCACG TTATCTACGTTGTTGATCTGAATTGGGCTGCATATTACCAGAAATGTCATGATCCTGATTGCAAAG GTTACCGCTCTCCCTTGCGCCTGATCCCGGAGGATAGTGTGCCTGATCTATCAGCATTCTTTGATTCGGTGCAGATGGCAAATCCTCCTGATGTAACGAATAATGTGCTTGACAATGATGAAAATACAGCAAATTGCTCCCCTATGGATGCTTGGTGGCTCGAAGCTATAAGAGTCGCAAATGCTGTAGAAAACCAACAGGTCATGGATTATGACAACAAG GAGAACTACTGTGTGGATGAAGACGAGGATTGGTGGGTGGATGTAGAAACGGTTATACCTCAGGTTAAGCTTGAGGTTAACCATTCCTGTGGCTCATAG
- the LOC104415367 gene encoding DUF21 domain-containing protein At5g52790 isoform X1: MGEDDVLCCEPKFWLFLVVCLALVIFAGLTSGLALGLLSFSQVDLEVLIKAGQPQERKDAARILPLVKNEHLLLCTLLVGKSLAMEALPLFLDSILPSWAAILMSVTLALAFAEIIPQAVCSRYGLSLGARLSVLVRLLLLVFLPISYPTSKMLDWLLGRAHSALYRRAELKTLVDLHANKAGKGGDLSHHETSIITGALDLTQKTAKDAMTPISEIFSLDINSKLDMHTMGVIMSKGHSRIPVYSETPTNIIGLILVKNLIFCRPEDKAPVKFMTIRRIPRVREDWPLYDILTLFRNGHSHMAIVLKSKEGAKDMEDFSNEPAATMANTYLNVKQNQEVKKGGLCSPLNCREGINISAVTSPLYSTYSESPSPALVDVMEMYKDVPSRFRRAGNKDATISLEDLESLPGNLDEEVVGIITMEDVMEELLQEEILDETDKYVDLHHKIRINLPSSRASLGSPGRASISRIHWRTQRHLLHILPY; this comes from the exons ATGGGAGAGGACGATGTACTGTGTTGTGAGCCTAAGTTCTGGTTGTTTCTAGTTGTATGTTTGGCTCTAGTGATATTTGCTGGCCTCACTTCCGGGCTCGCTTTGGGACTCCTCTCTTTTAGCCAAGTTGATCTCGAGGTCCTCATCAAGGCCGGTCAGCCTCAAGAGAGGAAAGATGCAG CCAGGATTTTACCGCTCGTAAAGAACGAGCATTTGCTTTTGTGTACCCTTCTTGTGGGGAAATCATTGGCAATGGAA GCACTTCCCCTTTTCCTGGATTCGATTCTCCCATCATGGGCCGCGATTCTAATGTCAGTCACCTTAGCGCTTGCCTTTGCAGAG ATCATCCCACAGGCTGTGTGTTCTCGCTATGGACTCAGTCTTGGTGCTAGATTATCAGTTCTCGTTCGGTTGCTTCTCTTGGTCTTCCTCCCCATATCATACCCAACAAGCAAG ATGTTGGACTGGCTTCTCGGAAGGGCACATTCGGCATTATATAGGCGAGCAGAGCTGAAGACTTTGGTGGATCTGCATGCAAACAAG GCAGGAAAAGGAGGAGACTTGTCACATCACGAAACAAGCATAATCACAGGTGCTTTGGACTTGACACAGAAAACTGCAAAAGATGCAATGACTCCAATATCCGAAATATTTTCGCTTGATATAAACTCCAAACTTGACAT GCACACGATGGGAGTCATTATGAGCAAAGGCCACAGCAGGATACCTGTGTACTCAGAGACCCCAACGAATATAATCGGCTTAATACTG gtGAAAAATTTGATCTTCTGTCGCCCTGAAGACAAGGCCCCAGTCAAGTTTATGACTATTAGGAGGATTCCTAG GGTGCGGGAGGATTGGCCATTGTATGACATACTTACTCTATTCCGGAATGGTCACAGCCACATGGCTATTGTCCTTAAGAGCAAAGAGGGTGCCAAAGACATGGAAGACTTTTCTAACGAACCTGCAGCTACCATGGCAAATACCTATTTGAACGtgaaacagaatcaagaagTGAAGAAAG GAGGACTCTGTTCTCCCTTAAATTGCAGGGAGGGAATCAACATCTCTGCAGTCACATCTCCTTTATATTCCACCTACTCTGAATCTCCGAGCCCTGCTTTGGTAGATGTTATGGAGATGTACAAAGATGTGCCTTCACGGTTCAGAAGGGCGGGAAACAAAGATGCAACCATCTCATTGGAAGATTTAGAATCTCTACCAGGTAACTTAGATGAGGAGGTCGTTGGCATAATAACCATGGAGGATGTCATGGAGGAACTCCTACAG gaagaaattttggacGAAACTGATAAATATGTCGACCTCCATCACAA GATCAGAATCAATCTGCCATCTTCAAGAGCCTCTTTAGGATCACCTGGAAGGGCGTCAATCTCTCGCATCCATTGGAGAACCCAGAGGCATCTCCTCCATATCCTACCATACTGA
- the LOC104415367 gene encoding DUF21 domain-containing protein At5g52790 isoform X2 — MGEDDVLCCEPKFWLFLVVCLALVIFAGLTSGLALGLLSFSQVDLEVLIKAGQPQERKDAARILPLVKNEHLLLCTLLVGKSLAMEALPLFLDSILPSWAAILMSVTLALAFAEIIPQAVCSRYGLSLGARLSVLVRLLLLVFLPISYPTSKMLDWLLGRAHSALYRRAELKTLVDLHANKAGKGGDLSHHETSIITGALDLTQKTAKDAMTPISEIFSLDINSKLDMHTMGVIMSKGHSRIPVYSETPTNIIGLILVKNLIFCRPEDKAPVKFMTIRRIPR; from the exons ATGGGAGAGGACGATGTACTGTGTTGTGAGCCTAAGTTCTGGTTGTTTCTAGTTGTATGTTTGGCTCTAGTGATATTTGCTGGCCTCACTTCCGGGCTCGCTTTGGGACTCCTCTCTTTTAGCCAAGTTGATCTCGAGGTCCTCATCAAGGCCGGTCAGCCTCAAGAGAGGAAAGATGCAG CCAGGATTTTACCGCTCGTAAAGAACGAGCATTTGCTTTTGTGTACCCTTCTTGTGGGGAAATCATTGGCAATGGAA GCACTTCCCCTTTTCCTGGATTCGATTCTCCCATCATGGGCCGCGATTCTAATGTCAGTCACCTTAGCGCTTGCCTTTGCAGAG ATCATCCCACAGGCTGTGTGTTCTCGCTATGGACTCAGTCTTGGTGCTAGATTATCAGTTCTCGTTCGGTTGCTTCTCTTGGTCTTCCTCCCCATATCATACCCAACAAGCAAG ATGTTGGACTGGCTTCTCGGAAGGGCACATTCGGCATTATATAGGCGAGCAGAGCTGAAGACTTTGGTGGATCTGCATGCAAACAAG GCAGGAAAAGGAGGAGACTTGTCACATCACGAAACAAGCATAATCACAGGTGCTTTGGACTTGACACAGAAAACTGCAAAAGATGCAATGACTCCAATATCCGAAATATTTTCGCTTGATATAAACTCCAAACTTGACAT GCACACGATGGGAGTCATTATGAGCAAAGGCCACAGCAGGATACCTGTGTACTCAGAGACCCCAACGAATATAATCGGCTTAATACTG gtGAAAAATTTGATCTTCTGTCGCCCTGAAGACAAGGCCCCAGTCAAGTTTATGACTATTAGGAGGATTCCTAGGTAG
- the LOC104448251 gene encoding uncharacterized protein PAM68-like, whose translation MEALLFTSKPPLLSTKHSSSNSQPYLPSTHSSPISPNRRHPPPLKPWKLHANAKGFAGQPPPGKARPTAGRPDTTKSSSGGGDDDDDDQIPQVVFERMTGRILAFVGVPMAAGIVLLYVMGAIKERELLDVPRWLPFLTTLLCFGASALGIAYGTLSSSWDPDKSGSALGLDEAQRNWAEIWKDEGQA comes from the coding sequence ATGGAAGCTCTCCTCTTTACCTCGAAACCACCATTGCTCTCCACGAAACACTCCTCGTCGAATTCGCAACCATATCTCCCATCCACGCACTCCTCCCCAATCTCTCCAAACCGCCGCCACCCTCCGCCGCTCAAGCCATGGAAGCTCCACGCCAACGCCAAGGGCTTCGCCGGCCAGCCGCCGCCCGGGAAAGCCCGTCCCACCGCCGGAAGACCCGACACGACCAAAAGCAGCTCCGGCGGCggtgacgacgacgacgacgaccagATCCCGCAGGTGGTGTTCGAGAGGATGACAGGGCGGATCCTGGCGTTCGTGGGCGTCCCGATGGCGGCGGGCATCGTGCTGCTTTACGTCATGGGGGCGATCAAGGAGCGAGAGCTGCTGGACGTCCCTCGGTGGCTGCCCTTCCTGACGACGTTGCTGTGTTTCGGGGCGTCGGCGCTGGGGATCGCGTACGGGACGCTGTCGAGCAGCTGGGACCCGGATAAGTCCGGGTCGGCTCTCGGGTTGGATGAGGCCCAGAGGAATTGGGCCGAGATCTGGAAAGATGAAGGGCAAGCGTAG